Proteins from a single region of Streptomyces sp. TN58:
- the cseB gene encoding two-component system response regulator CseB, with the protein MMAETHVLFVEDDDVIREATTLALERDGFAVTAMPDGLSGLESFRARRPDIALLDVMVPGMDGVSLCRRIRDESTVPVIMLSARADSIDVVLGLEAGADDYVTKPFDGSVLVARIRAVLRRFDHSGGAQNGAAGGHDNGTDGERGVLSFGDLEVDTEGMEVRRSGANVALTPTEMRLLLEFSSAPGTVLSRDRLLERVWDYDWGGDTRVVDVHVQRLRTKIGQDRIETVRGFGYKLKP; encoded by the coding sequence ACCCATGTCCTGTTCGTGGAGGACGACGACGTCATCCGTGAGGCCACGACCCTGGCGCTGGAGCGCGACGGCTTCGCGGTCACGGCCATGCCCGACGGCCTGTCCGGCCTGGAGTCCTTCCGCGCGCGCCGGCCAGACATCGCCCTGCTGGACGTGATGGTCCCGGGCATGGACGGCGTGAGCCTGTGCCGGCGCATCCGCGACGAGTCCACCGTCCCCGTGATCATGCTGTCGGCGCGTGCCGACAGCATCGACGTGGTGCTGGGCCTGGAGGCGGGCGCCGACGACTACGTCACCAAGCCCTTCGACGGCTCCGTGCTCGTCGCCCGGATCCGCGCCGTGCTGCGCCGCTTCGACCACTCCGGCGGCGCGCAGAACGGCGCCGCGGGCGGCCACGACAATGGCACGGACGGCGAGCGCGGGGTGCTTTCCTTCGGTGACCTGGAGGTGGACACCGAGGGCATGGAGGTCCGCAGATCGGGCGCCAACGTGGCCCTGACGCCGACCGAGATGCGGCTGCTGCTGGAGTTCTCCTCCGCGCCCGGCACCGTCCTGTCCCGCGACCGGCTCCTGGAGCGGGTGTGGGACTACGACTGGGGCGGCGACACCCGCGTCGTGGACGTCCACGTCCAGCGCCTGCGCACCAAGATCGGACAGGACCGGATCGAAACGGTCCGAGGCTTCGGGTACAAGCTGAAACCATGA